One window from the genome of Plasmodium reichenowi strain SY57 chromosome 8, whole genome shotgun sequence encodes:
- a CDS encoding hypothetical protein (conserved Plasmodium protein, unknown function) has product MIKRYLKIYPSIYFTKHVYTAPEIDGSKDLLKKDYVFNQYVNKKEIFLNNKLKKGNCENEIKRIYYFKLWNAMVEHNFTLFENIIHQYLNEGYKYDEVIYSIMTHAYILNHKKKNENAYLVIEEMKRAFMHPIIIKINERMINCFLELELIFCEPSKSLWINVCRFIWETSIKLNRERRRKLKDKLNLLEPNQVLKLTKEDVKKLVKKEYEETLLSMMDTLYLDGEDPYDHILIDKKENYIKIENQKDRNFFPSNDNELTCLNNNHIYNDNINYLKGNIENDTSENVNSFMFSILNEGKNKTIEQEINYRDDYNLNNNDYMTKITNTNNDNNIMMNMENEDMYETDEKDEYYESFDDAEDFDIQLLKKYYNLK; this is encoded by the exons ATGATTAAAAGatatttgaaaatatatcCATCCATATATTTCACAAAACATGTATATACTGCACCAGAAATAGATGGTAGTAAGGATTTGTTAAAGAAAGATTATGTATTTAATCAATAcgtaaataaaaaggaaatattcttaaataataaattaaagaaaGGAAATTGtgaaaatgaaataaaaagaatatattattttaaattatggAACGCTATGGTTGAGCATAACTTTACTTTgtttgaaaatattattcatcAATATCTAAATGAaggatataaatatgacGAGGTCATATATTCTATAATGACACACgcatatattttaaatcataagaaaaaaaacgaaaat GCCTATCTTGTAATTGAAGAAATGAAAAGGGCCTTTATGCACCcgattataataaaaataaacgAACGAATGATAAATTGTTTTTTAGAACTTgaattaatattttgtgAACCTTCTAAAAGTTTATGGATAAATGTATGCCGTTTTATATGGGAAACATCAATCAAACTAAATAGAGAAAGGAGAAGAAAATTGAaagataaattaaatttattagaACCTAATCAAGTATTAAAACTAACAAAAGAAGATGTAAAAAAACTTGTTAAAAAGGAATACGAAGAAACATTATTAAGTATGATGGATACATTATATTTGGATGGTGAAGACCCATATgatcatatattaattgacaagaaagaaaattatatcaAAATTGAAAATCAGAAGGACAGAAATTTCTTTCCTTCTAATGATAATGAACTAACATGccttaataataatcatatatataatgataatataaattatttaaaaggAAACATAGAAAATGATACTTCTGAAAATGTGAACAGTTTTATGTTTTCTATACTTAAtgaaggaaaaaataagaCAATTGAACaagaaataaattatcGAGACGACTACAATTTAAATAACAATGATTATATGACTAAAATAACGAATacaaataatgataataatataatgatgaatatggaaaatgaagatatgTATGAAACAGACGAAAAAGatgaatattatgaatCCTTTGACGATGCAGAAGATTTTGATATTCAactattaaaaaaatattataatttgaaataa